In Streptomyces sannanensis, the DNA window TCGCGATGCCGGCCGATGTACTGCACCTGCTGGCCGTGGCCTGCTGGCTCGGCGGGCTCACGACACTGCTCGTCGCCCTCCACCGGGCTCCTGACATCGAACGCACCGCCGTACAGCGCTTCTCGCGGCTCGCCTTCGGCAGCGTCCTCGTCCTGGCCGTCACCGGGATCTACCAGTCCTGGCGTCAGGTCGGCTCCTGGTCGGCGCTCACCGACACGTCGTACGGGCAACTGCTGCTCGTCAAGATCGGCCTGGTCGCCGTCCTCATCGGCGTGGCCTCGATCTCGCGGCGCTGGACCGGACGGCTCGCCGAGACGTACGAGCCGGAGGAGCCGGAAGCCGAGGAACGCGTTACCGTTCCCGCGGAACCGGCACCCGCCGACCCCGCACGCGCCGCACAACTCGCCCGGCAGCAGGCCGCGATCGCCACCACCGCCCGCAAGCGGCAGCGGGACGCCGACCCCGAACGGTCCGGGCTGCGGCGGTCCGTGATGGCCGAGGCCCTGATCGCGGTGGTGCTGCTGGCCGTGACGACCGTACTGACCTCCACCGAACCCGGCCGCACGGAAGAAGCTGCCAGAGCGGCGGGTGGCGCCGCCGCGGCGGACCGCCCCGTCAGCATCAGCATCCCCTTCGACACCGGCGGCCAGGACGGCCGGGGCACCGTCCGGATCGGCCTCGATCCGGGACGTACCGGCTCCAACAAGCTGGACATCCGGCTCGACCGCCCCGATGGGCGCCCGCTGGACGCCCCCGAGGTGAAGGCCGCCTTCACCCTGAAGGCCAAGGACATCGGGCCCCTGCCGGTCGTGCCCGACCGCATCGCCACCGGGCACTGGAGCGCTGCCGGGGTGCAGATCCCGATGCCGGGCGAGTGGGAGATCGCCGTGACCGTACGCACCTCCGACATCGACCAGGCAACCGTCAAGAAGAACGTGAAGATCGGCTGACCAGCGTGAGCGACACCGTGAGCAACATCGAGATGTCCAGGCGACGGCTGCTCGGCACCGTCGGCGCGGCGGGCGCGGCCGGACTCGCGCTGGGCGCCGTGGGCGGCGCGGCCGGTTACGCCGCCGCAGAGGAATCCGACAGCGGGGCCGCACTGACCGACGTCGGTGCGACGGAGGTGATGTTTCACGGGAAACATCAGCCCGGCATCACCACCTCCATGCAGTCCCGCGGCCATCTGGTCGCCTTCGACCTCGCCCCGGGCGCGGGGCGCAAGGAGGCAGCCTCGCTGATGCGTCGCTGGTCGGCCGCCGCGCAGAAGCTGATGGC includes these proteins:
- a CDS encoding copper resistance CopC/CopD family protein, encoding MTATAPRSFSTVTVLARLLTVVAALLGTLLTGAAPASAHAALTSSDPKDGAVVATAPRSVSLTFSEQVAMDDDSIRVLDPAGKRADTGEPTNLSSGNIVKYGTGLRAGLPDGTYTVAWQAVSADSHPVSGAFTFSIGAPSTTTVALPDQQVGGGLVGALYGAARYAAYAGFILLVGGAAFVLACWPRGAGVRPVQRLVVHGWVTLTAATLAQLLLRNPYTGSGELGDAFDLAGLKAVLESKAGAALVSRLLLLGAAALFVAVLFGAYARRENDGDAAEKKDLAFGLSIGGTVVAAGIAATWALSEHASTGIQPLVAMPADVLHLLAVACWLGGLTTLLVALHRAPDIERTAVQRFSRLAFGSVLVLAVTGIYQSWRQVGSWSALTDTSYGQLLLVKIGLVAVLIGVASISRRWTGRLAETYEPEEPEAEERVTVPAEPAPADPARAAQLARQQAAIATTARKRQRDADPERSGLRRSVMAEALIAVVLLAVTTVLTSTEPGRTEEAARAAGGAAAADRPVSISIPFDTGGQDGRGTVRIGLDPGRTGSNKLDIRLDRPDGRPLDAPEVKAAFTLKAKDIGPLPVVPDRIATGHWSAAGVQIPMPGEWEIAVTVRTSDIDQATVKKNVKIG